Part of the Panicum virgatum strain AP13 chromosome 4N, P.virgatum_v5, whole genome shotgun sequence genome is shown below.
ccctgcTCTTCAGGGCGAGGCCGGCACTGGTTTTGTCAGGTGGTGTCGTGGTTCGGCGAGTGCACTCTTCCTGCACCTCTGCTCCATCGATGCTCTCCTTGTTGATGGTGCCAGTAAATCATATGCCGGGTGGTGTTTCCACCGCTTCCGCCATTCTCCTTCAAGGATTCCTCCCCTTGGATGGCGTTGGATGGTGGTATGTGGAGCCTGGAAGAGCTGTCGGTGTCACCATCAGCTTCAAGGGAGGTCGTCGTATCCGGTGAGCTGTGGCTTGTGCACCCTTCGCTGCCTTTAGTCCCCATTCCGTTGGGTGGTCCCTCAGATGGAGGGCGACAGCGGAGCGGCGTAGCTACGAGGGGTGGTGCAGGGTGCATCAGCCATGACGAAACCGGCGAGTATGTTGTTCGGTGGGGGCGCTAATCGGCGATCGGCGGTTATCTCACAGCCGTGTCGTGCCTTGTCTTTAAACAGTTTGTGAGTTGTGTCTCTCCTATATGTTGTTCTTGGTGTTGTATCCAGTTGTTCGAGTTCTTCTATAGTTCTTTGCTCATCTGACTGTGTGGCAGTCCCTACTTGTAAGGTACTTGTATCAAACCATCACCGGCTAGTCCGGCATCCGTGGTTTAATGGAATTCAGGTGGGGATTTTTCGTCCCCCCTGGTGACCTCTCAAAAAAAATCGCAAATACTGACGAACTGCTTGCGCTTGGATGCAGTAGACAGTAGCCACTTGGCACACAACTCAGTTTTTTGTTGCCATGTGCATTCTCAAACTAAATTTAGAACTTTCTTATGCTACACCAGGCCGTGTTTACCGCAATAGAAATATGTCGGTTAATTTGATTTCAGTGTTTGTAGTACCTGGCTGCTAAACTAACAATTAAAAATGAAGAGTTAACAGGTTCATGACTATCATGAGTACTTACTGTTGGAATTGATCTCAGCTGTTAAAACATAAATGAATGGCTAGGATCTAAACCATTAAGCCTCAAATGGTTTTGCCTATGATCAGTGGGCAATGGCCAATTGTTTTGGTGCGGATTCCCCTAGTGCACAATAGTATAAATAGGGAGAGAGACATGATAAACATATAAGTCTCTATCCTCTCCCCAACTTACTTTCTGATCAAGTTCTATCTATTGCAAGCACTAGGAAGAACTACATACACCATCTATACCTCTAGATGGCTTCTACATCTAAAGAAGGTATGCCTATACCTTGATTCAAGCATCTACATGTGATCCATTAGGATCTGATCGATCCAGAGTATATAACACCGACTACTGAAAAGCAATTTTCTTCTCCACCCAGTGTTTGAAAGTAGCAAGAGCAATTCTGGCGGTCCCAGCTAACACTGAATGTCTGAATCCTTCCTGCCAGATCAGCCATAACATATAGCAGGACAGTGCTGCGTTTTTCCCTCTGAATTTTCTCTCCATGCTTTCTCCAACTCTTGTGGGAGACTGGGAGTTCGAGGTTTCTGACACCACACTTCCACACCAGGTTAGCGAGTCAGTTAGTCGCGGCAGACATGATCACGCCCACGTTGATCGCTTTTCCTTGGAACGCCGTCCAGGCGAGCAGGTGGCCAGCACGCGCGGTAGCTTAGCTCGCGGTAGGCGTCGAACCGCGCAATTGCGACGCCGTAGATGAAGATTGGAACACGTCATGCGCCGTCCTGTGCCCATCTCCGAGGTATGTTTTTGAGCTGCGCGCGGCCAGCTTGGCACGAATGCGTGCCGCCGAGGTGTGGTGCGAGGCCGCCCCGGCGGGCATGGTCTTCCGATGCCGGGCTGGAGGAGTGGAGGGGGGAGATCACAATGAGTGGCACGAGCCTGCTCCAGATTCCCCAGAAGAAGCACGGGGACCTCCTGCCTCAGCTCGGCGCGTTATCACGGCGGAGCTTGCGACTGCGTGCCGGCGTGGTTGCCGTCGACGATTATGGCGGCCAGGCGTATGGGCGATGGCAAGCGGGCGGACCGACCCCAAGCGCGGTCGATCGGTAAAAGAAATACCGGCCACCCCTAGTGCCATATGTACCGTCAGATCGAACTTGACCGGCCAAGATTTACGAGAATAATCTCAAAAAGGAccccttcccttcttcctcgCTCGTCGGATCGCCGcatgccggccgccgcggcgacctCGCCGTGTTCGTCCGGTCCACGTACCGTGCCGCCTCAGAACACGCTGCGGCGACCTCGCAACGTTGTGTCCCGTCCACGTGTCGTGCCGCCTTAGAGCACGCCGCGGCGATCTGGGGCTGGGCGGGTTCGTCCCGTGTTGTGCCGTGCTGCCATGCCGATCTCGCAGAGCACGCCTGGAACGCGAACCTGTTCCGCCGCGCGCGTGTTCAGCAGCGCCCACCCGGCCGGATGGTCGCAGACCATGATCACCCGCACGTTTTGCTCTGTGCTGTCCAACTCCGTCCAGGCAATGCAAGCAGGTCCACCAGCGTGCGCCGGCCAGACCTTGCGGTCGGCGTCGGACCGCGACGGCGTCCGCCTCATCGGCGAATTGATCCCGCCGTATCCCAGGGCGACCCGGAACACCTCGCGCACCATGGAGCGGCGCCCCTCGCCGGCTCGAGCCTTTCTCGTCACATTCACGTTTGCACTGAAGGTAGCACGCACTGGGACCAAGTCCATGAATTATTGGATTTCGGAAAGATTCCCTCTTTGGATTCTGCCGAAGGTTACAAGCCTGACAAAACTGACCGCGCTCTGTGATTCACTTCCCTGGAATGATCCATCGGTCTTCCAACCAAAGGAAAAGTTACCGGCAATAGCTTAGCATACGGCAGATTAGGTAGAACAATGGTCAATGGCAAAATATGTACTTGCATAAATTAAACAAGGTTAAAAAAGGATTTTTACTGTATAAGAGGGATGGCGATGCTCATCTTTTACTATAGCACTAGTATGTCCAGTtcattatacggtgctgaatgttggcctacaaaaagacgacatgtgcagcaactgagtgtagcagagatgcggatgttgcggtggttttgcgggcacacacggagggatagagtccggaacgaagttattcgggatagggtcggggtggcaccaattgaggagaaacttactcagcatcggctgagatggtttggacatgtccaacgaaggcctcctgaggcgccggtgcgtaatgggatccttgagctagtcgataatgtaaagaggggtagaggtagacctaaactgacgtgggatgagtcggttaagagagaccttaaggattggaacatctctaaagagatagctttggataggagcgcttggagactagctatcaatgtgcctgaaccttgaacttatttctttcgggtttcatctctagcctaccccaacttgctcgggaaaaaaggctatgttgttgttgtactaGTATGTCCAGTTCGTTATCCAAAGTCTCCATCAACTGGATGGCGACATGGCAGAGACCGAAGCCAGCATCAAGAAAGGGGGCAAAACGAATGCCTGGCATGTATTTGTGTATAGGAATTTATAAACTAATGTGCAGTTTTTTAACATCAAAATATAGTATTAGTAATATAAATATTGCACATGCCTTACACAATTTTACAAAGATAAACTAAATATTTTACATAAATTAATTTCTTCAAACATAGGCCTGGACGATAGAAACGCACAGCTGTCATGGTAGGTTGCGCCTGCACCTACACTACACATCATTTGGCTTCTTGCATCTAAACGAATTCCTAAAGAATGTTGACTTCTGTGCCAGGTGAGAGTTTTCCCTTAAGCTCACTTCTAActttggccctgtttgggaccgcGTCGGCGATGCTTTTGAGCGAAAAACGCAGAAAAATCCCGCCAAACGGGTTGCGGCCAACGGGCGTTCGATGGTCGCGTGCGGCTGAAAAAGCGGGAAAATGAACTGCGCACTGCGAGAAGCGAGGGAAGGGCCGCGTTTCGTTTAAACGCATCGCGATTCTGCATGTCgcggtcccaaacagggcctttaGCTCTACGGGCTAAGAAATCTGAAGGCTTACAGTTACAAAGAGCTCTACAGGCTAAGGAATCTGAAGGCTTATAGTTACAAGGACACAACTTCTTTGGATCTATAGTTAAAACCTTCAGTGCAGGGGCATTTTCCACTATATGTAATAGGAATTCACGTTGCCCCTTAATCCCATTAAATCCTGTGAAATGCACTTTCCTTAGATAATTATATGGACACGGTGGAAGACTCTGGAAAATTCCACATCCCATGCCGGCAAAATGTGCATCAAACTGCAAACAAAGAAAGAACAGCATTGGTCAGTGTATTTACAGTTAGCTTTGTCAAAATTACATTTCTGCTCATGGAAATTTAATGGCAAAACTTCATCTACTCTCGACTTAAGTTAACGGAAGTATTTATTTACACTCATCTACCCATCCAGCTAGTGGAAAGGTGGAAAAAGCACCAGTAAATAGCATTAATGGCAGAGATGTTTGTATCATCatgaagtatatatatatatatatatatatatatatatatatatatatgatcaaCAACCCTAAGCGTTAAGCAGACAAACTGACAAGCAAATAGCATACTACAATGTCTGATTGGACCTATTTGCGCGCAAGTCGCAAGTAGAACATTCATTGCATAGGCACGCTGCTGTGGTGGGCATCTGGATAGTACCTCATTTCCTTCTTATTGAAAGTCTTCAAACTAAACATTTGaattattaaaaataaaatatttggtgAATTTGCAAAGAGTTCAAATAGAAAAGTAAAATTGGGAAAAACAAATCTCCAAAACAAAACTAAAATTATAACAAACAAATATGAGTTATGCAGAACTGCAGATGCAAGCAATCCTTCTAGCAGAGTGCTACCCAGATAGAGTACTTACATGCATCTCAAGCTCCTCAATCAAAGGGGCAGCCCTAAGGAAGGATGCCAATGAGAGAATATTGTCACTACATGATATCTTACAAGGAATGTCAACCGTAAAAATCTCAGCTGCGGAAAGCTGCCAATGTTTTCCAGCAATAAGGGTTTCTGAAAGACAGAAAACTGTCAGATAAAGTGGATAATGACTTAACGAGATAAGACTCGTAATATGCTGCAAAAACATACCTCTAATGGTAGATAACTAGTCCGCAAAGTCAAATTTTGCACACCCCGAAGAACATCTGGAAGCTCAGTGAGGACATATtcaaaagtgatacaatatagGCGAAGTTCTGCTGTTTCAAGTTGCTTAACTTGACCAAGGTCAATAGGTAGCCTCCCTCCATAGTATACAAAAGTCTTGAGATTTTCTGCACATAACACTACCTTTCTAATGTTGCAATGCGCGATACACAAGTACAGCAACCGGGACAATGGCTGTTTCACCTTTAATTCATCATTCACATCGCATCTATTGAAGCTCAGCCACTCAAGATTAGAACAACCTGACAGCATCTCATTAAGATCCATTTCAGATGCATCAAATAAATCCAGATCAAGTTTCCTCAAGTTTGGGAAACCCCTAAATGGGGAAGGCGGTCTAAAGGATACACAGCTAAGCTGAATATGTCGTATTCGGGATATGCTTGCACTGTTGAAAAGTTCAATGGGAAACGTGTACCTATCCTTAGTATCGACAAATCTTTTATCTCGAATGTTAACAGCCACAAATTCACCTGGAGCTAAATCCAGTGCTAGATTCTTGATAAGTGATGACACAGAAAAACTAATCCAATTGTTTAGATGTGTTGTGGACCGGTTCTTTGGTCACAAGTTCCAGCGCCGCAACAAGAAGGCAGCTTCTACTAGTGGCTAGGATAATTCATGCTTTATTTTCTGTAATTCATGTCATCTTAGAGATTAGAGTTTGTTAGATGGTTTGTTAGGGCCGGCTCTATTTAAAGGAAGAGTCGGCACATTGGACAATTAAGCAGATAATAAACCTCAAGAGTTCAGAGCCTCCAAGGGAGGGCGAACTAGGGTTTATCCCCTGCCGCCGTGTTATCTACCTCCAGCATACTAGCACCAACAAGATGATCAACTAGTAAGCTATTGAATTCAACTTTGATCTCAAGATCTTCAAACACCTTGCCATGAAGCTGTCGCAACACAGTATTAACATGATCTATGAATTTCTGGGTATATTTCTGTTTGCTACAGAAATATCGACACCCACCACATATTGCAACACAATCAAGACTTAATTTGGAAGAAACTGTCCACATATGCCTCCAATTACTTGACAGAACACTGGTCCTAACAACCTCATTAAGCTGCAATTTTGAAAATACCCTGCGCAGCACATcctgcagcaaagaaatgatgtATCCTCGTCGCTCTCCCCACTCTCCCaaagtttggaaatttaattTACTCCTAATAACAGCTTTATACAAGAAGTTTCAGCATACCTCTGGGAGGTCATCAAGTTGAATATTTGGTCGGTAGATTGGTTTTTTAGCCCAATGACTTGATCCCACACTTCTGCACACAAGGTTGTTTCCTTTTCCTATGCTGCAAAAGAAAATGCCAAgtcttcaaataaattttatgaCATCACAATAAGATAGGTGCACAGCCAGTGAGCCAGGAGGACtgatggatagtagaaattaaACTATAGCACGGTGAGCTATACCAAAAATATGTTAAAACTCTGAAAAAATTGTAGTAACTATCCCTGGTTGAACCCTGAAAAATCTCTTGTTCTTCATCACCTCAGGACATATGACAAGTTTTGATTGACCTTGATAGGGCCTACATGTTCACATTGAAGCCCTGGAAGTGAATATTCTCTCCATTACTAAACACATGTTGTTTAGAGCATATGTAGTCAGATTCTTATAATGTGATCATCTATTATTACAGTTTCTTTTGGAGTAGATCTGTTACCAGAAATAGTTCCATTATTTTAGTGAAAAAATCGCTCTGCACTTCTTTAGTAAAAGCAATTTTCGTATGGATAGTGTTCCTTCAGGATAAAAATAGAGCAGCTGACCAGCTGTCCATGAACCTGGATCCCCTGCTATCAGGTCTCGGAAGCATAGGAGTGCCATTTTGTTTGGTACTTGATGCATCTAACACTGTCTGAGGGTTTTCCTGAAAACCATTTGCTAAACAAATACACAACTCTAGTTGAAATAACCTTCCTTTATATTGTCAAAGAAATCCAAATTTTGATAAAATATTACAGCTCTAAGACAAAGTGCCCTAACGAAGCAAGCCAGAAAAAAACAAGCAACAACAATGAAGATGAGAGCTTCAGCTATCCTCTGATTGTCTCACTATCTTTACTCAGCAAGGATGAAATTGCCTATTTAGATATATCAAAACACTGCTGGATCACCATTTGGTAAAGAttcacttcttcttcttcttcttttgaaaACGAGTAAAGATTCACTATTGAAATAGACATAACCACCGtttatttttttcagaaaagcCCAAATCTTGAATTCCTGTTCAAAGAATACAGCTTTAGGGAGAAGGCATCCTAAGAAAGACAGCACAAAATCAGTCAAATACAATAAAAGAGTGAGCCCTCACAGATCCAATGATGTCTCGTCTGATCATTTCATCTCTACTCCTGCAGTATTATATAGCCTGTTCAGATATTAGAAACACTACTGCAACCCCTTTGGTCAACAAATTCACCACAGAAGTCAAAACAAACACACTTTTTATAttcaaaaacacaaaatttATGATAAAAGGTTGCAGCTTTAAGATGAAAAAAGGGCAACCTAAGCAAACAAGCCTTGGAATCGTGCAAATACAGTACCATTTGACTTCCTACCCCACCTATACTTTGCTAGGATGAGATTGCCAGCCAGATCTACCGAAGCTAACAACTAatcatttgaaattcaaataaaCAAGATGACAGTTGCGAGATACAGACCTAACTGGACGGCCATCGCCGACTCGGACCAAAACTCTGCCACTGTGTTCAAGAGTATCGCCGGCGAGACAGagacctgcagcgccgccgacgTCGTCGCCGATAATCTCAGCTATCCCACTGAGATTGCCGGAGGCACTGCAACGGGAGCTGCCAACTGTGCCAAAAACACCCCCTGCTGCGGCGAGTGCTCCGGCCAGGCGACCCAGAACACAGCCAACACCTTTCAGAGCACTCATGTGGTCCGAATCCACGTCATAGTGGCTGCCCTCTGCCGCCCCCACCGTGCCAAGTGTAACCACCATGGACCTAGGGTATGCCTAGCAAAAATTTCCGATATGAAATACTGTATAATCCAATAAATAATACGGTAACCTGACTACAAAATTCTCCAGCAATTCAGTACAGAAGTATAAATTAACCAAAAGTATAATAATCACGGAATCAGTGAACCTACACTTGCAACTTGCAATTCGAAAGCGGGATCGAGATGGTGTAGAGTACAATTTCAAAACGGGACTAAAAACCACAAGTGCAATTTTCAGCCTAAGCTAAGTAATCTCTAACAACTGAATCACATGCCGATGGACTACGGACACGCCAATTAATCACTGAGTCGGTGAATCTACACTTGCAATTTGCCATTCGAAAGCGGGATTGAGATGGAGTCACACAAGTCACCTGTTGCCGTGAGGGGATTTGCCGTTCGGGGATGGCTCTAGTGCCGCAGTGCCGGTGTCGAGAGTGCTAGGACTCGGCCGTCGTGGGGAGTAGCGTCGAGCTCAGGTGGCGCCGCCCGGACCGGAGATGGAGAACGGGCGAGCGAGCTGCAGAGTGGCGgaacgcgcgcggcggcgcggacgggcgGGCGCCGTGTGGCCGTGTTGGGCCTGGGCACGGCCGCTGCGGGGGAGAACCAACCGGGTCACGTTCCCTCCGGTGGGCCGGCCCATCAAAATTAGATCTCAGTCCTCACAGCACTTTTCCTCCCTATATAACAGAAAAGTTCGCTAAGTTGATTTCAGTAATTATTCGAAAGTACATACTCCTTCCgtctcaaaataaatataattttatggTTCAAAATTTGACCCACAAAAAATACAACTTTGACCTAGCAACCACAAAAAACAAGAGTCTCCGGAAACTTCTCATACAAAAGACAAATCAATGTCTAGATTTTTCTTACAAAAGACAATGAACAATTTGGTAATTTACACTTAGCTTTGATTTCTGTATCCGGTCctaaaattatatttaatttgggacggagggagtatgcttTTTCCTAATTTTAAAGATAGCTATACGGCTGCAAGCCCGCAACCATGTGGTGGCTCTGGACCCTTCTAACAAGTTTGAGTAGCTTTCACAAATGATATGGCACTTGATATCTACCTATTTACATCGATGACCGAGCTTTTTGCATTTATGATGCTTCAGGAATTCCCTTTACTCTTCAACATTTAAGGAGCCTGATGTCTCATTGATTTGAGCTGATGCGAAAATCATGCTCTCTCtgttccaaaataaatataattctaGGACTAAACACGTAAGTCAATGTTAGATGCAAATTACCAAATTGGCTCTTGTCTTTCGTAAGAAAAATCTAGACATTACCTTGTCTTTTATAGGAGAAGTTTCTGGAGACTTTTGTCTTTTGTGATTGGTAGGTCAAAATTGCATTCTTTGTTGGATAAATTTTGAACcatagaattgtatttattttgaaacggagggagcagGAACTTTGGTTCCTGCACGGGATTGAACCAGGCACACCGAGGATCTGTCACTTTGGTTGTCTGCTATCTAGGGGCGAAGCTACGTTGTCATTCTAAAAAAATGAAAGTGAttatttgttaaaaaaatgaaagTAGTTATGCTTAAATTTTAACTATATTTGCATCCTCTATGACTCAACCTTATGCACCCACGGGGCAAGCAAACCCCTTCCAGTTTGCTCTGAATTCGTCACTGGCTCcactgtaggatcaagaacaccgactagaggggggtgaataggcggtttaaaatctaaaaccaataacactagagaaatttaattagtaacaaaggaaagccctatgtcatgctactactatctctagatgggtttgcaacctagggtgacaagatacaaatcaagctctagtaaagtaaattgctcaaagtaaaacaacaattaaagtgagcaagagaagtaaccaagcttgacacaagagtttatcccgtggtgtcgatgacttgccggtcacccctaatccacgttgaggtggattccaagaatcaaccgctcctctatcaagaacctcttgatcttgagccggcttgaatcaagaaatcgctccacacctcgattccactagagttgctcttcaccactccggtgaggtgagcacaaaacctttcacaaccgaaatcggggctcctcaacaatctccttggaggtgcttcacgaaatcctcttctccaagccgtctagggagcggcaactcccaagagtaacaagttgatgacgcttgcttgaagtttccctaatgccacaaatctcaaactcttgatgcaatgcactaggaagctctcacactctcaagaatgcaatctctaagcaagtgtgtgtgagagagggatgccttagctctaatgtgtcaagaatgctgtccaaatggccaagagagccctccaaaggccgggcaatgggtatatatagacatccctccaaaaactaaccgttacactcttttctgcgaaatcgcagaccgtccgcggttcaaaaaccggactgtctgCCATTAttaaccagtgagtcagagtgcatttaatgcgtatcagaactagccgttaagccttggcggaccgtccgcgccctagtggcggaccgtccgcagttaagagttccacaccaccagagactaacatcgtctctggaacaactttgagattagcctgcggaccgtccgtgcctcaggagcggaccgtccgcagttaacttttcagcccaaaccagagaaacaacctctctggtacaaaactGAGATTAGCCGGCGAACCGTCCGCGcaccatgggcggactgtccgccgttcaactttgaagcccacaccagacAGACACCATttctggtacaaatttgaaacacagtggcggaccgtccgcccacctgggccggactgtccgccagcccaccagggACTTTGCAATctctctggaacggtcgcggactgtccgctgttactcagtcagctctcaaacttagtctttttcaaatcttttcaaaacgccgttagccctcatgcatgcaactagacattttgagcaaaatggcactaaagacccgtcaagcatgagtacacaacccctcttgatagtacggctatctatccaacaaatccggtcacttttcatccactaaacgccttgtgaccggtaaaatgcaaaagccctattttatacctttgccttgagcccgagctttgctcatcatctccaaaactccatacgttcacaaccaaatctctttcattcgtggatcaacctatactcattatctcaaatgaaatcgttaatccacaaaccgttgtcattaattaccaaaactcgaattaggggcctagatgctttcaatctccccctttttggtatttgatgacaacactaaattttggagtgatagaagtgttcaagtcaactttatacactaggcataaggtggacttggaattgaactttggaagaacttactcattttcttgaaaatttcagaatattgtatgaataaattcaccaagttcgatgagtagagagaactcccccttgatatgtgcatataaattttcatgaataccaagtacacatatatatatttgaaact
Proteins encoded:
- the LOC120670148 gene encoding uncharacterized protein LOC120670148 — translated: MVVTLGTVGAAEGSHYDVDSDHMSALKGVGCVLGRLAGALAAAGGVFGTVGSSRCSASGNLSGIAEIIGDDVGGAAGLCLAGDTLEHSGRVLVRVGDGRPVRSRDEMIRRDIIGSEFKIWAFLKKINGGYVYFNSESLLVFKRRRRRSESLPNA